From a region of the Hemibagrus wyckioides isolate EC202008001 linkage group LG06, SWU_Hwy_1.0, whole genome shotgun sequence genome:
- the gpa33b gene encoding cell surface A33 antigen yields the protein MDTWNCGVGILLMSVISAAFGLQVSIPQSTYEVARGDEVIITCSFQPKNPVNRLIVISWTGETDGSFDDEGISFGTFYSDDGHVDINAMYEGKAFIETDVAKKESKLLLKHVTLRESRLIKCLVQIPGDTEGQTSDSTSLVVLVAPSDPVCKIKGTAEYGQNISLTCVSEEGSPAPTYQWQSYDVKNVQRPHPPKTTEKDGVLSLFNVSRDTSGYYICTSANKIRSAKCNLTLSVMPATMKIGATAGIIGGCVAGVAVLVLIIYCCCRKKQQPEEFAMEPPVVEYHDNPKQEKQEDGSGDIRKNSIEGSIDQRERYEMKAGKDSERHDDRRDIHNRGRNEGHRECYDDRKPYNDDQQNQDDRRSQYDDLRDHYDDRQNRYDGHQRDRYDDRQDRFDDHRDRYRDRKDRFDDGRDRYNDRQYHFDDDRDRYNDRQDRFNDDRDRYDNRQEHYSGQRDCYDDGRDHYRQNRYDDDRRSFDDRREDYDDRQGCYDNQRYRYGDRQDHYNDPRDRYERQDQYTDR from the exons ATGGATACATGGAATTGTGGAGTTGGCATACTGCTGATGTCAG TGATTTCTGCTGCTTTTGGATTGCAAGTTAGTATTCCACAGTCCACATATGAAGTTGCTCGAGGTGATGAAGTGATCATAACATGCAGTTTTCAGCCTAAAAATCCTGTGAACCGACTCATTGTCATCTCATGGACTGGTGAGACTGATGGGTCATTTGATGATGAAGGG ATTTCTTTTGGGACCTTCTACTCTGATGATGGCCATGTAGATATCAATGCAATGTATGAAGGCAAAGCCTTTATTGAAACTGATGTGGCTAAAAAAGAGTCAAAGTTATTGCTGAAGCACGTCACTTTGCGAGAGAGCAGACTCATCAAATGTCTTGTCCAGATTCCTGGTGATACAGAGGGACAAACATCAGATTCAACTTCTCTTGTGGTTCTGG TTGCACCATCAGATCCTGTCTGTAAGATTAAGGGCACTGCAGAGTATGGACAAAATATCAGCTTGACCTGTGTCTCTGAAGAGGGCTCCCCAGCTCCCACATACCAGTGGCAGAGCTATGATGTCAAAAACGTCCAAAGACCACATCCACCCAAAACAACTGAGA AGGATGGAGTGCTTTCTCTGTTCAATGTATCCAGGGACACATCAGGTTACTACATTTGCACATCAGCCAATAAGATTCGCTCTGCAAAATGCAACCTCACCTTGTCAGTCATGCCAG CTACAATGAAAATTGGAGCTACAGCAGGTATCATTGGAGGCTGTGTTGCTGGAGTTGCAGTGCTTGTATTAATAATTTACTGCTGCTGCAGAAAGAAGCAGCAGCCAGAGGAATTTGCCATGGA ACCTCCAGTGGTAGAATACCATGACAATCCAAAGCAAGAGAAGCAAGAAGATGGTTCTGGAGATATAAGGAAGAATAGTATTGAAGGCAGCATtgaccagagagagagatatgagatGAAGGCTGGAAAGGACAGTGAGAGACATGACGATCGCAGAGACATCCACAACAGAGGTCGTAACGAAGGCCACCGAGAATGTTATGACGACCGCAAACCTTATAACGATGACCAGCAGAATCAGGATGATCGCAGAAGTCAATATGATGACCTCAGAGATCATTATGATGATCGGCAAAATCGCTACGATGGCCATCAAAGAGATCGTTACGATGATCGGCAGGATCGCTTTGATGATCACAGAGATCGCTACAGGGATCGAAAGGATCGCTTTGATGATGGCAGAGATCGCTACAATGATCGACAGTATCACTTTGATGATGACAGAGATCGCTACAATGATCGACAGGATCGCTTCAATGATGACAGAGACCGTTACGATAATCGACAAGAACATTATAGTGGTCAAAGAGATTGTTATGACGATGGCAGAGATCACTATCGCCAGAACCGCTATGATGATGACAGAAGAAGTTTTGATGACCGCAGAGAAGATTATGATGATCGCCAGGGTTGCTATGACAACCAAAGATACCGTTATGGCGATCGCCAGGATCACTATAATGACCCCAGAGATCGCTATGAGCGCCAAGACCAATATACTGATCGTTAG